In Lolium rigidum isolate FL_2022 chromosome 3, APGP_CSIRO_Lrig_0.1, whole genome shotgun sequence, the genomic window tgtctgctccgaAAACGATACCCAcaacagggagaacggcgttgcgtgccgctatcgtccgatccgggagacccgggtctagggtttcccctggagcagcccagaCGAAGAAACacagactgcagagacaatgccttcaacaaggtaatgacgaaaggcgccgccatcatccgccatgaccgaagtccaggccggctttcaccggcagctgcgcctcgccatcgggagctaggcgacggatcgcaagatccgccacggctagccacacaactagccgatctcctccggcgagagagaagaccaccaccacggtgccacggtcagcggcactCGACGCCCGTCGGCgccgtcaccaccatcgccatccAGGGCCACCGCCCTTGGTGCCGTGATCCCAGCtcttgaggaggagcagcacgcGATCCACCCCCATCCCCACCCGCTCGGCCATGCCAAGGCGAGGAAAGAGGAGAGGGTCcggagccgcgccgccgcccgccctcccGGCAAGGCCACGGCGAGGAACGGCGGAGAGGGCAGCGCCGCCATGGCCAGGGCCGCGTCGCCACCCCCAACACCGCCCGCGCCACCATCCACCAGAACCGGGACCATCCCCCCAGCGCGGAGGCGTGCCTCCTACCGCCGCACCAGGGGACCACGCGAGGATCCCCGCTgcccccatcaccggccgcgccaggcttcgccggcggcggcctccggggacgacgaggaggggaggggagggggaggggaaggctgcggcggcggcggctagggttcgcccgAGTCGCCCTTGGAGGAGGACGACCCGTGCGTTGTCAATGCATATGGTACTGCCATATTTATCTATATTGTCCCCAGCTGCATACACATGGGTAGGCATAATTCCTCTAAAATTAACAACATACATGGAGATCACAACATATATGCATTTAGATTCAAATTTCCAAATGATAGCGTCCTCATCAGTACTAAGGTGCAGAGTGTTAGCAATCTGAAGAACCTCATTTGGATTCAAAAATATATATGTTTTCATCAGGAACTAATGCAACAACTGAGACATTTTGATCGAGCAATGATATAATCATATAAGTATCCTAATATTGAATATCTAGACTGGAGTACCAAACCAATGATCCGCCATGTTTTTTCTTCCTTCAGTTTCTTCCTTATTGTCGTATGAATGATGTGAACCGTCGACGTAGGATTATACACTAGAGTACTAGTACTATAGTAGTGAATTTACTACCAGACAATGAGATCAATCGATGGTAATGGAGTGACGAGTTAGAGGCTTTAGATCTTGCCGACGGTTGAGGTCCATCTGTCGAGCATAGCAAGGCACTCCTTTGGACGGTACTCGGGCGCGGTGTGGCCACCGCCCTTGACGGTGGCGAAAGTGAGATTGTAGGCATACTCCGTCGTGAACCCTGCGACCTGACGGTTGGCGTACCACGGCCTCCATGGCTCCACCACGGGGTAGCCCAGCGTCCTAATCCACGCCTGCGTGCCCACGAAGGTCATGTCCATGTCGTGGTCGCCGTTGTACACCAAGCCCCGGTACCCGCGCTGCGTCAGGTTGCGGTGGTAAGGTATTGTGCTGCGCAAATCGTGGCGGAAGTGCATCAGCGTGGTGCACCGGCTCCACGCACCGATTGATCCCTCCCTGATGCCCAGCGTCTCCCTCACCTCCGCGTCGTCCGCCCAGATGTACGACAGTCTGTACCCGTTGTCCCGACACTCTACGGGGAGACGCAGCATGTCCTGCTCCTGCACCAGCATCCTCGCTGATCTTCTTGCGAGGACGTTGCTTGTTGTTGTCGGAGGCCGCATCGCCAGTCCGCACATGGGCTCCAGGATGTGCACCGGGTTGATGGCCCAGGTGGCCTGGCTGATCTCCTGCAGCGCGTTGGCGCACTGCGCGTTCGTCGGCGGGCTGACGAAGTCCCCCATGCAGCTGCCCTGCGCCGCATCGTAGAGCTCGTCGGATATGAGCCCCATGCCGTGCATGAAGGGAACCTTGCCGCCGGTGTCGTACTTGTCGTCCGTGGCGGCGTTGCCCACCAGGTACCCCTTAAGGTTGAGGCCACCCTCAGGATGGTTGGCGATCTCGAGCGCGGTGACCGGGACGGTGTAGCCGGAGTAGGAGTCGCCGCCGACGTAGAGAGGGTTGGAGGCGAACTCGGGGTGCTCGGCCAGCCACTTCTGCAGGAATATCCGGAGCTGCCTTCCGGTGCCGGTAAGGCTGACGTTGAGCCCCTCTTCCTCCCGCGCGTAGGAGAAGCCCGTCCCCACGGGCGCGTCCAGGAATATGACGTTGCTCACCTGGGTCCATGAGTCCTCGAAGTAGACGAGGCGCGGGAAGCCCTCGGTGTATCCGGCGACGTCGAACTTGAGAGGGCCGATTTCGAAGAGGAGGCCGGAGAGGGCGGAGCAGCCGGGGCCGCCGGTGATCCAGAGgatgagagggtcctcttgcgggCTGCGCTCCGACTGGATGAAGTAGTAGAAGAGCTCCGCGCCGTGTGTCTCGTCTACCTCCACGTAACCGGTCTCCAGGGAGAAGGGAAGAGGGCCATCGAACCCCTTCACGTGCGTGATGGTATTTCTCTCCCttgccgccgcagccgccgccggacAACCGTAGCTGGCTGCTGTAACTAcgacgacgaggagcagcagcaacTGCTTGGGCATGTCCATCTCGAAGCAAATTAGTTACCCTGGACTGGACTAGCGGCGCTAGTGCTTGGAGGCAACTATATATTGTAGCACGAGCAGTCCAGTTGTATATATGCCGGCGCTCGTTTACATACACATACGACATGTACTAGAAGTGTGATGAAAAAGGTCTGTTAATTGACCAAGCAATTGAGATCTTGATTTTATCGACAAGTATGGTACGAATATAAGAAATGCGGTCACTGATCACGTAAGCTACTTGGTCTGTTTCGGAGAGTCCGATCGACACCGCCAGTGCATACGTACGCTTGAACGACCGACGATAAGAGCCGCTAGCTCGCGATCACGACAGCATGCAACGACGCAATTTCTATGCGACTCCAAAGATACAATTCTAACATGTTTTTCCTCTTTTATGAAGATTTGTGTTTTTCTATTCGCGCTTCACTTAGGTTTCCCCGCCAAAGTTCAATTAAGTTCGACCCTCAGCTCTTTGTCAAATGTACTTCTGCTAGCCCTGAAGTGTAAAAACCATATTTGGATTTGGTCCCAAGTCCAAACAGAAAACGCTTTAATGACGTGATTGTAGCCGAGTCAGAAAAATAATGAGTCCAAGAACAATCTAATACAAAAAAActgaaatttgatttgatttctataaaatcatctaatacaaAAAACAATCAAAactgatttttaaaattttgtaaaGAATAAAAgatgaaaatgaaaaaccaatttgTATTAAAGTGTAAATAGGATGTCCAGTATGGAgattgacaaaaaaaattaaaaatctaacaaattaaaaaaaatcagacaTATGAGAAAATATACCACGTGGTTATAAATGAATAAAACTAAAAACTGGAAATGGGAATTTGTGTATGTCATGGATTTCAAATTTTGTTGGACATTACTAGTATGCTGAAAATATTTAGTTCAAACTATATGGAACGGGTAGAGTATTTTTCTTCACTTGATATGTGTAATTATTGGTACATATCTGTAGTCAAAGGTTTAAAGTTTAATTTGGTCTTCCATATCATCATGTACAACATCCGTTTCATATTAGTTGATGTAGCATTGGTTAGATTTGGTCTAGACACACATATATCTAGATGCTTTTTATTTTGTACATTCAcccattttttttttaaatgtcaCCAACTAATTTGAAACGGAAGAAGTACTTAATCTGTTGAACTATTTATGTTCTTTTTGTCtttcaactatttttttttgttttatatgtTACTCACATATTTTACAATGGGAAAAAAGTGGAATTATTTGGTTGTTACTGCCAGGAAAAGAGAGAAAGGGGAAAACAAGTTGCATACGGCTGGCCGGGTGGGTGATGAAAACTGGGGCGCGAGGGATCTGTGATAGGTGAGAGTGGTGGATAGGATATGTATGGCCTGGATCAATCAACGCATTGAAGATGACATGCATTTGTTTGGCTTTTCTGTCATTTTCTCCTTCCTAGGTAGGAGAAGCGCCCGGCTGTACATACGTGCCTACTCCATTGGCAACCCCTCTCTCGTCTCTATGTTTGTCAGCTAGCTAGGGGGCGGCGTCGGTCTATGAACAGGTTTGCGTTCCGTGCCCGTCAGTACCGCTATCTGGTCTTGATCTTGCCGAGGTGCGCAGATCTTTCAAACCTAGGAAAATCATGGGAGTTGGGAGcaaatcatttgtagaatctTGACAATGGACATTTGATTGTTGCACCTAAACCTGCAAAAGCTTTTTAAAATACTAGTAGCGTGGCCCATGCAACGCACGTATTAGTAATGcaaatatattttttgtattttagatTTTTCAAAAATTACTCATGGAGTGTCAACCAAATAAATCTAAAAAATATGAATGCGTATAATAATTTGTTAGCCAAATAATCATGTATTTGAAAAAACAAATCTGAAAGGTGCGATTATAAAAGTGACTTCCTGAACTATATtgtataccttgttgaaaaacatTTTTTTTTCCTTGTTTGTAACTCTCAAGTATAATAGTTGACATATTTGTAAGTTCAATTCTGAAGTTTGAAACAAAAGCAGTATGTCCGAGAGGGTGCCAACACGGTTTCATTCAACATTAATACATGCAGTTTAAAAACTCCAAACCACCTAAAAATATTTGTCTTTCTGCTCCTCTTATGATTAAGAGTGAAATCCACTTTTTACTCTGTagttgtgcatttgtgacacatTTTACCTCATTTAGTGGAACTTCTACCAAAATATCCGATTTAGGAGACTTTAAACACGGTTTAGCCCAATTTAGAATTTTCCTTGTTAATGTTAGATATGATAGGCATGATACGTCGATGCGGAGCGACAAAATATGTAAATATATGAGGGCCTAATGGGCGATTATGTCCAAACTTTTTTAATCCATATGCTTTATTCATCATTATTGCTTTGATATTTTTGGACCTGATTATCACCTAACACCTTGCTCAATGTACACACACAAAAAGACAAGGGTCCAAAGCTTTTAAAATGAGCAATCTACACAATTTTTTACTCGGcggggtaattagtgtcacaaatgcaAAATTAGAGGGTAACGTGAAATTCACTCTATGCTTAATAGTAAGTCTAAGCTTAGAAAATTACGGCATAAATGATCGAAGTGGATTACCAAAAGGAATAGAGGGGAGATCATCGTGCTGTGCGCCATGCTGAACTCAACCGTTTCTCATCACTATCTTTGTTTCAGTAGGTTGAGTTACTCAGCACCTCCTGGGACAGAGGAAGCTCTGCCCAAGAAACAAATTTTGTGAGGTCAAATAACCACAAATATTATTTGCACAagcataacaaaataaatagagaaCTATACAATAATGTCAAAAATGGTATACTCGTGTTTATGCAATAAGCGGGCCAGATACAAAATTTTCATCAGGATGGTGGCAGATTCCGGTTACATAACGAAAATGCAGAAATACAATATGTATATACTGATTTGCCTCCTAATAAATATTCTAGTAGCTCCACCCTAAATAAGTAAATATATGATATTCCTCATGTTGAAACCCAGacaaaagaaacagaaagaagGATGTCGTTCAGAAATATAAACAAAAGGAGAAGAGATTATCTCCAGGGCATACAAAACCTCTGAAAGATAAATATATGCAGCAAGTGTGTATAATGAGTCACCAAATAATCTACCTGAGCTATGTTTCGCGAGTTCGACCGACCAGATTGTCATCCTCCATGTTGGAGAAGACGAACACCTACAAAGCAGATTGCAATGAAGATGCGATACCTGCATATTGTTAGAATCTACTCTCTctggtcctttttaattgactcaaatttagtataaagttatactaaatccgaatcaattaaaagagaccagagGGGGTAGTTATTACGAACAAGCTTAATCAACTATAtaatatatttttttagaaatgggtattacccggcctctgcatcaaatagatgcacacagccctTTATTAAAACAGTTGAACTGTAGCAGTCTTAAAAGTCTTACAAACTCCACCTCAACGATCACATAAGGTGCTCACAAAGATAAGCCAGCGGAAGAACGAGACAAACATAGACGTAAACCACATCTTACACCTATGTATATTGTATCCTATTAGCACGCTGCCAACCACCCTGGCTGAAGATAGCCCGAACGACCGCCATCAGTCGAGTGCATCCAGACTCCATAGGTATACGCTGATCCTCCGGCTGTAGGTACGACCACATGTGAATCCAATAAGTAGCCttgtggataacctgcaaaaagaagACACCTTCCGCTCTGTTAAAAACAATGTCATTACGACAATTCCAAATTGCCCATAATAAAGCACAAACTCCTACACGAATTCGCGCTTTAGTTTTCTTATCTATCCCATTAAGCCACTTACCAAATAAGTTCTTAATATTCGCTGGTGGTGAGATGTTGAAAGTAaaatgaacaactctccaaattaGTCTTGCAAAGGGACACTTAATAAAAAgatgctcaatggattcatcatcAAAACAAAATGCACATTTCTTTGAACCCGTCCaattccttttcaccaaattgtcCTTAGTTAGTAAGACTTTTTTatttaagaaccacataaaaatccggATCTTTAGTGGAACCTTTAGTCGCCATATGTATTTCTTGAGGAAAACAGTATGATCATTCATGAGATCAACGTAGAGCGATTTTACTGTAAATCTTCCATTCGCAGTAAGTCGCCAAATGAATTTGTCTGGCTCTTCCGAAATTTGTACCTCCATTAGGCGCTGTAACAAATTTACCCAATCCGTCCATTTTTCCTGAGTCAATGTCCTTCTGAAACTAATATTCAGTGGAACAGTACCCATAACCTCAGCTACTGTGACATTCTTATTTCTAGTGATGTTATACAATGCGGCATACTGATCAGCTAGAGGTTGTGTCCCTAACCAAGTATCTTCCCAAAATCTAGTTTTTTGTCCATCACCAATGACAAATAAACCACGTTGGAAGAAAACATTTTTAACAGACATTACACCCTTCCAAAAGGGTGAGTCATTTGCATTAGCTTGGAACTATATAATATATGAGATTACTGTAGTATCGAATAACCAAATCAAATCAGATTCATCACTTGCTCGGAGGGGGTATGGCACAAACGTACCTACAACGCAGCTTAAATCATAAATATGAAGTCCCTTTTATAGATACGGTCACTTGTTCAGAGGAAGTTTGGTTCGATTGGAATACCTACGGTGATTCGCGTCATAGACCTGCAATCCGTGGGTGTGCACGCACATGATATGCAGTCAGCAGGCAGCCTCAGCAGCTAGCCAGCCACGAGGAGTTGGGGTGTGGCGGCCGCGACCATGTCCCGGACGTCCCGTCTGCGACTTCCAGGTCGACGCATCCATGCGGTGAAAGGAGGTTGATGGAGGGGAGTGGTCCATCAGAGCGAAGGTAGGTAGCGTCAGGGTGAGGGGAATCGAAATTCGTGAAGTAAACCCAGCGGCAACAACGGGCTTGAGAGGGGTGAGAGAGGCGAGACAAATCCAGTACTTTGGGAATCATGATTTTCCAGACGGAAGAGGGGCGACGTCGTTCGGTTTGAAGCCGTGAGATGTGAGAGCTGAGATTCAGGAGCCGCGCAACGAgacagaggaaggagaagagcaaTTAGTGGGAGAAGTTTAATTAACCATCCGGGGTCGTGGGCGAGAGACGGAGGGAGAATGGGCGAATCTGGATCATTTGTGTGTGAACGGCTAAGATGTATTTTTCCTGCCAACTTCGTCTTCTTATAAGTAGTTGAGAtgaagatggagatggagatgtgtGAACGGCTAAGATGTAATTTTCCTGCCAACTTCATCTTTTTATAAGTAGTGGAGATAAAAATGAACCGACGTGCCTCTTCTGTGCTCTCACTCCCTCCCTGTTCGATTGGGATGGATCCAGTCCGGAGAAACAACCTCGTATGGCAATCAATACCCAGTGGGCTCAAGCTACAAAAGTAGCACTTCCATCTGGTTCGGCCCATTTTTAAGTATTCGCTGCATGAGAAGTTCCGAAGGAAATCAGTCAATCAAGGCCCATTGTGTCATGCGAGAAAGGAATTACTTTGTTTTGGTTGATGGATAATTTTGGTAAGGAAGAGAAAAGATTTTTTCACGGTCATTAgtaacaaataatatatgatagaAATAGACCAGCAATCTACAATGATTACGAAACAAAAGCTAAAAGAAGCGAGTAAATATTCGAGATCTTCAAACTCTTTTCTTCTTCCATGACACAATCTCATACTTTTGTGAAGTCAACTAAAGATAGATAGAAAACCATAGACCTAAAGATACCAATGAGATTTCTTTCATAATTTTAATTCCAGCCACAATTCCAAGGCTACATGCACGCGCAATCATTAAAATAGTCAATCAACATTAGCAAGAGTACAAACATCGGTATGCTAGGAAAAAAATAACCCAACTACATGGTTAACGTCGCTAGGGAgcggagagtacgaatcaccattgtcggaaAAGTGGCAGCCGGGATAAATATTGTGACAATAATCCTACTCgcagcaaccatgagaaaagatccaaaatcgatctcgcgaagcaagatctgaaggctCATAATTAGAGAATTGTAATCTTCTAACGCCGTCGTTGATGCCGGGATGGAGATCTCATCATCAAACGAAGGGTCGAACATCAATTTTTGTAGATGATGCCATCTCCCTTGAGGCGGAGGCCAAGAAGAAGACGGCTACCAAATCCTAACCTAATAGATTGAAAAGACTaattttattgaaaactccacgcATATATCGGGTTTCTCATACCTCCTGACACCAGCGAGGCCAACCGGAAGGGGGGAAGGAACCGACCTATGGAGAAGGCACAGGTGGTGGGCGGCACCAGTTTAttaggaggcggcggccgacggaAGATAAGATGGTGATGTTTTGATTGTGGTGGTAGCGGTAGTTTCTTAGGAGGAGGCGGCCGACGAAAGATAAGTTGATGTTTGGATTGTGACACCATCGACAATGAAACCACTTTAGGTTTGGGGTTGCGCTCGGGGGATCGAATCCTTTGATCACCTTGGTCCTCGTTGTTAGGGTtcgtgcatggaaaacaaaaaaaagccctACACGTACCACCAAGATCAATCTATGGATTCACAATCTTCAAAGAGATGATATAGGAGACTCACCGAGAGGATGTGGAAGGCTCGATGAATACTATGATCGCGGTGATCCCCGCGCCTAGGCATATCCTTCCTAGACGCGAGGAGTTAATCCTCCTCCTTACTCCAAGAATCGAACAAACAATTCCTCCGCAGTTATCCATGCATATGGCTGATGTTTGGGTTTCTTGCACCAACACATGATTATTGCAGTACTTAACATcagcaaacatttattaaaagatCGATCTCATGGGAGTTTTGCAGAATGGACACTACACAGCCCCACAAATGTGTTATCAGTGTAGCCACGTTCACACCCAAACCGCGGTTTGGAAATATCCAATTCTTGAGGTTGCTACAGAACTATTGTAATCAACCAGATAGTTTAAGCAGTTTCCGAATAAGAAAAATTATGAAACAAAGTAAAAAAATAATGAAAGTAAAATAAACAATTAAACTAAAGAGATGGTAGTTGTAGGATTGAATGGAAGGAGAGGCGGTTTCTCGCTTCGGTATCACTAGTACTTGATGGACAAATATATGTAATCCATTATCTACAATAGATTTCTTAAACAAATAAATGTTTCTTATTTGATTACCGGGATGTCATACTGTCACTATGCATAATTCTCGCGGTGTCAAATTGTAAGCCAAAAGTACACTTCCGGACCAAAAGTACAGTTGGTTGATGGCAACAAAACTACAAATGTATGCATTGCCAAAACATCTGGACTCGAAGTTGATAGTGATGAAGCAATGGTGATTTTTCCCAAAGGTGACTCGAGATTTTATATCGAACTTCCAAGGAAAAGGCTTAGTTCTTCCTTCTATCCTCTTTAAGCAACATATCTAGTAAATGCAACAGTTTTGTGTCTCTAACTCCACCGAGATGTTTGCCGGGCACTGTGCTGTGTAACAGTGCAAGTAATATAAAACTTCAATAAATAAATCAAGCAAAGTGAACAAAATATTTCTATATTTTCCAAATAATGAAGTCTTGAAATTAAAAGTGCAAGTAAATCAAGTTTAAAGGTTGTTCTTATTGTTTAAAATGAACTGGGTTTCATGGTTCACTTGATCTCTTTCTCATACACATGGTGGAATGGATAAAACACTAAATAACAAGCAACAAGTGATGGCAAGTAATAATATGTTGTTGATAAGTAtatattcatatgggcatcacgttctagcatagagatgatgcaacacatctcactTATACTCCCTTGCTAAGGAAAAACTTCTCAAACCAAGATTAAGAATGAACAAAGTATTGCCTTAAACACTTTGACATGGTTAGTGCATTTAGCAAACTATCTTTAGTAAACAAGGCCACCTAGATTTTCACTAgatgaacaacaacaacaacaaataccTTATGAGCACACAGATATTGCCACTTCCACATGCACAATACCAAGTTACTCCACATAACACACACATCCCCCACATCGGTTCTTGCATAAAATTTTGATCAGAACATAGTATACATGAACATGCTAGCATATGCTCCTATTAATACATCAATCACAAAATACTTCATTGCATCTCATTACTCATCTCATAGCAAAAGATCCACCATCaaaactgtaggataacgttgcatagaaaacaaaaaaattcctaccgcgaacacgcaatccaagccaagatgcaatctagaagatggtagcaacgagggggtatcgagtctcacccttgaagagattccaaagcctacaagatgaggctcttgtttctgcggtagacgttcacttgccgcttgcaaaagcgcgtagaagatcttgatcacgatcgcttccggcgccacgaacgggcaagcacctccgtactcggtcacacgttcggttgttgatgaagacgacgtccacctccccgttccagccgggcagcggaagtagtagctctgaTCACGATCGCTTAGAGCGCCACGAGCCGGGCGGCACCTcgtgctcggtcacacgttcggttgttgatgaagacgacgtccacctccgcgTTCCGAGCGGGCGGCGGAGaatgtagtagctcctcttgaattcgacgGCACGGCCgcgggcgtggtgtcggtggtggtggagaaatccggcggagcttcgcttaagcgtgcgggatgtgNNNNNNNNNNNNNNNNNNNNNNNNNNNNNNNNNNNNNNNNNNNNNNNNNNNNNNNNNNNNNNNNNNNNNNNNNNNNNNNNNNNNNNNNNNNNNNNNNNNNtgtaacccctttttgattgttgttgaaatggggggtcacctttagccttcttgttccattgatacacctttatacctctttggctaatacctgggaatcatctagtagtcatgtattagtccaaatacactagcacggtgtcattgttaccaaaataatggataagggtaaaatacccttacacggggtcttaccttcgtaaaatattacgacattcagagatttattcgcgacggacgcgctctgagaatatattgtcgagtgcttttttcggctgttggaatgacatatttattcgagtcatatgatgacttactatcttgacctcccgatgggagtatatgaagagttatgttTTAACTCGAAGATACTCAATATGACTCCTCATATTTCAACGGGTACGCGACcagtgttcccgatgggagtagccccgaggctacagccaagtgcttgtatttggttgtaggctcaccgtttTTCTTTCTTTGTCGCTATCTTGCCAACTTCCCTTCTTTTtcatttctatcgggtgcgcgaccagcgctcccgatgggagtagcccccgaggctacagtcgagtatttatacttggttgtaggctcaacttttgtcTTCTTGGATCAACTCTAATTCATGTTCTTCACATTATCCTCATATCAAAAGCCAAAATGAAACTTCTgataaaagtagcccccgagcatttggacaaatacttgtatttgatcaaaggctcccaaaTTTCTTTTATTTGGATCACAAACATTTTCCCTGTCGCTATTTTGAAAGAAAACCAATCGCCATTTTCTCGTGGCGATGTCAATGATGCCGATAGCCACGACCTTCTCGTTGGAAGGGCACGAATCCTATCACTTCTCTGATCTGTGGGCCCAAAATCCTTCATCGTTAACACattgcgcaagtgggggacacatgtcctccgtAATTTTTGGCACGCGCGTTGTAACGCCTATTTAGTAACTTCGCAGTGAAAAGACGATTATACCCCTACCGGCACGTGTAGGGCGTCAGATTCAtttccttttcatccaacggtgcgacggatCGATCACTTTGCTATACATTTTACTCCTTCATCCTCATtcttccccttcgctgcgccgctcaCATTTTCC contains:
- the LOC124700212 gene encoding serine carboxypeptidase-like 2, giving the protein MDMPKQLLLLLVVVVTAASYGCPAAAAAARERNTITHVKGFDGPLPFSLETGYVEVDETHGAELFYYFIQSERSPQEDPLILWITGGPGCSALSGLLFEIGPLKFDVAGYTEGFPRLVYFEDSWTQVSNVIFLDAPVGTGFSYAREEEGLNVSLTGTGRQLRIFLQKWLAEHPEFASNPLYVGGDSYSGYTVPVTALEIANHPEGGLNLKGYLVGNAATDDKYDTGGKVPFMHGMGLISDELYDAAQGSCMGDFVSPPTNAQCANALQEISQATWAINPVHILEPMCGLAMRPPTTTSNVLARRSARMLVQEQDMLRLPVECRDNGYRLSYIWADDAEVRETLGIREGSIGAWSRCTTLMHFRHDLRSTIPYHRNLTQRGYRGLVYNGDHDMDMTFVGTQAWIRTLGYPVVEPWRPWYANRQVAGFTTEYAYNLTFATVKGGGHTAPEYRPKECLAMLDRWTSTVGKI